A stretch of the Microtus pennsylvanicus isolate mMicPen1 chromosome 16, mMicPen1.hap1, whole genome shotgun sequence genome encodes the following:
- the Alg5 gene encoding dolichyl-phosphate beta-glucosyltransferase isoform X1 → MSALLLQLAGLGVALAAAVLILVSVIAFITATKMPPHHQHEEEKFFLNAKGQKEALPSIWDSPTKQLSVVVPSYNEEKRLPVMMDEALNYLEKRQKQDPMFTYEVIVVDDGSQDQTSQVALKYCQKYGSDKVRVITLVQNRGKGGAVRMGVFSSRGEKILMADADGATKFPDVEKLEKGLSDLRPWPDQMAIACGSRAHLEKESIAQRSYFRTLLMYGFHFLVWFLCVKGIRDTQCGFKLLTREAAARTFSSLHIERWAFDVELLYIAQFLKIPIAEVAVNWTEIEGSKLVPFWSWLQMGRDLLFIRLRYLLGAWKLERTRKMS, encoded by the exons ATGTCTGcgctgctgctgcagctggcGGGGCTCGGCGTGGCGCTTGCGGCCGCCGTGCTCATTTTG GTATCTGTCATTGCATTTATAACGGCTACAAAAATGCCACCACATCACCAACATGAAGAAGAGAAATTCTTCCTTAATGCCAAAGGCCAGAAGGAAGCTTTACCCAGCATCTGGGACTCACCTACCAAACAGCTGTCTGTTGTTGTGCCTTCCTACAACGAAGAGAAACGGT tgcCCGTGATGATGGATGAAGCCCTGAACTACCTAGAAAAGAGACAG AAGCAGGACCCTATGTTCACTTACGAGGTGATAGTAGTTGATGATGGCAGTCAAGACCAGACGTCACAG GTCGCTTTAAAATACTGCCAGAAATACGGAAGTGACAAAGTGCGGGTGATAACGCTGGTTCAGAACCGTGGGAAAGGTGGTGCTGTACGGATG GGTGTGTTCAGTTCTCGAGGAGAGAAGATCCTCATGGCGGATGCTGATGGAGCCACAAAATTTCCAGATGTTGAAAAACTAGAAAAGGGGCTGAGTGATCTCCGGCCGTGGCCT GATCAAATGGCCATCGCCTGTGGGTCTCGAGCTCATTTGGAGAAAGAATCAATTGCTCAG CGTTCTTACTTCCGTACTCTGCTTATGTATggattccacttcctggtgtggTTCCTTTGTGTCAAAGGAATCAGGGACACGCAGTGCGGGTTCAAATTACTGACCAGAGAAGCAGCAGCCCGGACCTTCTCATCTCTGCACATCGAACGATG gGCATTTGATGTAGAACTGCTATACATAGCACAATTTCTTAAAATTCCAATAGCGGAAGTCGCCGTCAACTGGACTGAAATTGAGG GTTCTAAGTTGGTTCCGTTTTGGAGCTGGCTCCAAATGGGCAGAGATCTGCTCTTCATCCGACTGCGGTATCTGCTGGGCGCCTGGAAGCTCGAGCGAACGAGGAAGATGAGTTAG
- the Alg5 gene encoding dolichyl-phosphate beta-glucosyltransferase isoform X2, giving the protein MPPHHQHEEEKFFLNAKGQKEALPSIWDSPTKQLSVVVPSYNEEKRLPVMMDEALNYLEKRQKQDPMFTYEVIVVDDGSQDQTSQVALKYCQKYGSDKVRVITLVQNRGKGGAVRMGVFSSRGEKILMADADGATKFPDVEKLEKGLSDLRPWPDQMAIACGSRAHLEKESIAQRSYFRTLLMYGFHFLVWFLCVKGIRDTQCGFKLLTREAAARTFSSLHIERWAFDVELLYIAQFLKIPIAEVAVNWTEIEGSKLVPFWSWLQMGRDLLFIRLRYLLGAWKLERTRKMS; this is encoded by the exons ATGCCACCACATCACCAACATGAAGAAGAGAAATTCTTCCTTAATGCCAAAGGCCAGAAGGAAGCTTTACCCAGCATCTGGGACTCACCTACCAAACAGCTGTCTGTTGTTGTGCCTTCCTACAACGAAGAGAAACGGT tgcCCGTGATGATGGATGAAGCCCTGAACTACCTAGAAAAGAGACAG AAGCAGGACCCTATGTTCACTTACGAGGTGATAGTAGTTGATGATGGCAGTCAAGACCAGACGTCACAG GTCGCTTTAAAATACTGCCAGAAATACGGAAGTGACAAAGTGCGGGTGATAACGCTGGTTCAGAACCGTGGGAAAGGTGGTGCTGTACGGATG GGTGTGTTCAGTTCTCGAGGAGAGAAGATCCTCATGGCGGATGCTGATGGAGCCACAAAATTTCCAGATGTTGAAAAACTAGAAAAGGGGCTGAGTGATCTCCGGCCGTGGCCT GATCAAATGGCCATCGCCTGTGGGTCTCGAGCTCATTTGGAGAAAGAATCAATTGCTCAG CGTTCTTACTTCCGTACTCTGCTTATGTATggattccacttcctggtgtggTTCCTTTGTGTCAAAGGAATCAGGGACACGCAGTGCGGGTTCAAATTACTGACCAGAGAAGCAGCAGCCCGGACCTTCTCATCTCTGCACATCGAACGATG gGCATTTGATGTAGAACTGCTATACATAGCACAATTTCTTAAAATTCCAATAGCGGAAGTCGCCGTCAACTGGACTGAAATTGAGG GTTCTAAGTTGGTTCCGTTTTGGAGCTGGCTCCAAATGGGCAGAGATCTGCTCTTCATCCGACTGCGGTATCTGCTGGGCGCCTGGAAGCTCGAGCGAACGAGGAAGATGAGTTAG